A single region of the Streptomyces sp. NBC_00236 genome encodes:
- a CDS encoding ABC transporter ATP-binding protein: MSPHVPSPAAPPLPVDAPVLELRDLTRTHGTGIAEVHALRGINLAVHPGELVAVMGPSGSGKSTLLTLAGGLDTATGGQIIIEGQDISTLGRKGIAALRRRSVGYVFQDYNLIPALTAAENIALPRELDGVSVRKARKEARAALEEMNLLDVADRFPDEMSGGQQQRVAIARALVGDRRLVLADEPTGALDSETGEAVLALLRNRCDQGAAGVMVTHEPRYAAWADRVVFLRDGSIVDQTLTSGADSLLAAGTAE, from the coding sequence ATGTCCCCGCACGTCCCGTCCCCGGCCGCTCCGCCCCTGCCGGTGGATGCTCCGGTGCTCGAACTCCGCGACCTCACCCGTACCCACGGCACCGGCATCGCCGAGGTGCACGCCCTGCGCGGCATCAACCTCGCGGTGCATCCCGGTGAGCTCGTCGCCGTCATGGGCCCCTCCGGCTCGGGCAAGTCCACCCTGCTGACCCTCGCCGGCGGGCTCGACACCGCGACCGGCGGCCAGATCATCATCGAGGGCCAGGACATCTCCACGCTCGGCCGCAAGGGCATCGCCGCACTGCGCCGCCGCAGCGTCGGCTACGTCTTCCAGGACTACAACCTGATCCCCGCCCTCACCGCCGCCGAGAACATCGCCCTGCCGCGCGAACTCGACGGGGTCTCGGTCCGCAAGGCACGCAAGGAGGCCCGGGCCGCCCTGGAGGAGATGAACCTCCTCGACGTCGCCGACCGCTTCCCGGACGAGATGTCCGGCGGCCAGCAGCAGCGCGTCGCCATCGCCCGCGCGCTGGTGGGCGACCGGCGCCTGGTGCTCGCCGACGAACCGACCGGGGCACTCGACTCCGAGACCGGAGAGGCCGTCCTCGCGCTGCTCCGCAACCGCTGCGACCAGGGCGCCGCCGGGGTGATGGTGACGCACGAACCGCGGTACGCCGCCTGGGCGGACCGGGTGGTCTTCCTGCGGGACGGATCGATCGTCGACCAGACACTGACCTCGGGCGCCGACTCGCTGCTGGCCGCCGGGACCGCCGAGTGA
- a CDS encoding PadR family transcriptional regulator, with the protein MSIRHGLLALLERGPRYGSQLRTEFESRTGSTWPLNVGQVYTTLSRLERDGLVVQDGEDDQGHALYSISDDGRAELRAWFETPVDRSNPPRDELAIKLAMAVGAPGVDIRAVIQSQRHHTVKAMQDYTRLKAQALTDVPANRDEVAWLLVLEQLIFQAEAEARWLDHCESRLVRLAEAAATEPEANTPSRAASRTASRPRARR; encoded by the coding sequence ATGTCGATCCGCCATGGGCTTCTGGCCCTCCTGGAGCGGGGGCCTCGGTACGGCTCCCAGCTCCGCACCGAATTCGAGTCGCGCACCGGCTCCACCTGGCCGCTCAACGTCGGGCAGGTGTACACGACGCTGAGCAGACTGGAGCGCGACGGCCTGGTCGTCCAGGACGGCGAGGACGACCAGGGGCACGCCCTCTACTCGATCAGCGACGACGGACGCGCCGAACTGCGCGCCTGGTTCGAGACACCGGTCGACCGCAGCAACCCGCCCCGTGACGAGCTCGCCATCAAGCTCGCCATGGCCGTCGGCGCCCCCGGAGTCGACATCCGGGCTGTCATCCAGTCCCAGCGCCACCACACCGTGAAGGCGATGCAGGACTACACCCGCCTCAAGGCCCAGGCGCTCACCGACGTCCCCGCCAACCGCGACGAGGTCGCCTGGCTGCTCGTACTGGAGCAGCTGATCTTCCAGGCCGAGGCCGAGGCCCGCTGGCTCGACCACTGCGAGTCCCGGCTGGTCCGTCTCGCCGAGGCCGCCGCCACCGAGCCCGAGGCGAACACGCCCTCGCGCGCCGCCTCCCGTACCGCCTCCCGGCCCCGCGCCCGCCGCTGA